The sequence GCGTGGTCGAATTCGACCGGACCAGATCACTTTTCGAGGACACTTATCGGCAATTCGATGACGTCGACACCCCCGATCCCGGACAGCGAGCGAACGGCGACGCCGATCGCGACTACGCCTTCGCGGAGTACGCCCAGCCGGTCATCGAACTCCACCACCTGGAGGAGAAGGCCGCGGACGCCGGGATCGCCATCCCCGACGATCACAGGGCGCGCGCCAGGCTCCGGACGGCCCGGAGTCACGCGGGCAAATTCATCCGGGCGGACCGCATTCCCGACGAGGGATTCGACCTACGGGAGGATCCCGACGAGTCCCGCCCGCTGGATACGACCGACGACGCCGTCGCTGCGGCCGAACGGGTACTTTCCACGTTCGAATCGGCAACGGGCGGGGCGTGGACGGAGGCCGTCGACGGTCGGGCGGACGCACTCGACGACGCGGACGAGAAGCTTCAACAGCGGCTGAGCGACCTCGGGTACATGGAGTAGGATGCTCGTCGCACAACTCTCGGAAACGCCGTCGTGGCTCGACGCGATGTTGACCTCCGAGCTCGGGTTGCTCGTGTTGTTTGGCATCAGCATCCTCGAGGGAATCATGCTGTTGCGCTTTATGCCGAGTGAGCTGGTCGTGCCGAGCGCGTTATTGCTCATCGGTTCCTCGATACCGGAGGTGGTGGCCATCGTCGCCCTCGCCGTCGTGGGGACGACCATCGGTCAGACGGTTCTGTTTTATATCGCACGACGTGGGGGTCGCGAGTACCTGCTGCAGAAGGGCTGGGTCCCGCTGAACGAGTCCCGACTCGACCGGGTGGACGGCTGGTTCGACCGCTGGGGGGTACTCGCCGTTCCGGTGACCAACACGATGCTGTTCGTTCGCGGACTGTTGACGGTGCCCGCCGGCCTCTCGGACATGGACGGACGCGTCTTCGTCGTGCTATCGGCGATCGGTTCGCTCTCCTTTCAGACCATCCTGGCGCTCCTGTACCTGCTGGCAGGCGAAGTGATTGCCCTGTGATCACAGACGCTCGCCCAGCGAGCGGAGACGGGCCAGGATCTGCTTGCGGGCCACGATCAGTTCTGCCGATCCCCACACCAGGGCGATCATCGCGGCTCCGAGTGCGGATGCGAGCGTCCAGCTATCCATCCACGCAGGCCTGATCCACGGGGTGAGATGTCGCCAGTGGGTGGTCAGGGTCTCGACCGGACCGTCCACGACCGTTCCCGCAGCCTGGCGGGAGAGCCACCGATCGAAGGATTCGTTGCCGGATTCGCCCGGTTCAATATGCGCACTGCCCGTCAGTTGGTAGGTGCCTTCCGCGTCCTGATCTCGGATCGTGGGACCGTTCGAACTCCCGCCGTGAGCCACTCTATCGGCGTCGTACGGACCCCACGTGACGTAGGACT is a genomic window of Halanaeroarchaeum sulfurireducens containing:
- a CDS encoding DedA family protein; protein product: MLVAQLSETPSWLDAMLTSELGLLVLFGISILEGIMLLRFMPSELVVPSALLLIGSSIPEVVAIVALAVVGTTIGQTVLFYIARRGGREYLLQKGWVPLNESRLDRVDGWFDRWGVLAVPVTNTMLFVRGLLTVPAGLSDMDGRVFVVLSAIGSLSFQTILALLYLLAGEVIAL